From a single Nicotiana tabacum cultivar K326 chromosome 8, ASM71507v2, whole genome shotgun sequence genomic region:
- the LOC142163420 gene encoding uncharacterized protein LOC142163420 produces MAEMTKIDYTHPLFLQPSDTPGLAKRELGFITRTCIKASFEDKWHEEWETCNEIAHSWIMNSVSKDLLSGIIYTSDAHVVWEDLKRQFDKVNRVRIFQMHRGISRLSQGSDSVVVYFTKLKELWAEYDVLVPNCGCVKLKEYVIHLHQQRLMQFLDGLNDTYDQARRQILMKMTEPTLNQAYAMITQDESQQFMGGSAMEEKMDPMAMQVGRGQDFRGKKQFLQCEHCYMKGHTKENFFKIIGYPDDFKRKKNY; encoded by the coding sequence GCAAAGCGCGAGTTAGGATTCATTACTAGAACGTGCATTAAAGCTTCATTTGAAGATAAATGGCATGAGGAATGGGAGACATGCAATGAAATAGCGCATTCATGGATTATGAACTCAGTTTCGAAGGATCTACTAAGTGGAATAATTTATACATCAGATGCGCATGTAGTGTGGGAAGATCTTAAGAGGCAATTTGATAAGGTGAATCGAGTGAGGATCTTTCAAATGCATAGAGGAATTTCGAGGTTATCACAAGGATCTGACTCTGTTGTTGTGTACTTCACAAAGCTGAAAGAGCTATGGGCTGAATATGATGTACTTGTACCGAATTGTGGATGTGTGAAATTAAAGGAATATGTTATACATCTGCATCAACAGAGGTTGATGCAATTTTTGGATGGTCTGAATGACACTTATGACCAAGCTCGAAGACAGATTTTGATGAAGATGACTGAACCTACACTCAACCAAGCATATGCTATGATCACACAAGATGAAAGCCAACAGTTTATGGGAGGTAGTGCAATGGAAGAAAAGATGGATCCTATGGCAATGCAAGTTGGAAGAGGTCAAGATTTTCGAGGGAAGAAACAATTTCTGCAGTGTGAGCATTGCTATATGAAGGGCCACACTAAGGAGAATTTCTTCAAAATCATTGGTTACCCTGATGatttcaaaaggaagaaaaattatTAG